One stretch of Cedecea neteri DNA includes these proteins:
- the glnA gene encoding glutamate--ammonia ligase: protein MSAEHVLTMLNEHEVKFVDLRFTDTKGKEQHVTIPAHQVNADFFEEGKMFDGSSIGGWKGINESDMVLMPDPTTAVIDPFFADSTLIIRCDILEPGTMQGYDRDPRSIAKRAEDYLRSTGIADTVLFGPEPEFFLFDDIRFGSSISGSHVAIDDIEGAWNTGTKYEGGNKGHRPAVKGGYFPVPPVDSAQDLRSAMCLTMEQMGLVVEAHHHEVATAGQNEVATRFNTMTKKADEIQIYKYVVHNVAHAYGKTATFMPKPMFGDNGSGMHCHMSLSKNGVNLFSGDKYAGLSEQALYYIGGVIKHAKAINALANPTTNSYKRLVPGYEAPVMLAYSARNRSASIRIPVVASPKARRIEVRFPDPAANPYLCFAALLMAGLDGIKNKIHPGEAMDKNLYDLPPEEAKEIPQVAGSLEEALNALNEDREFLTAGGVFTNDAIDAYIALRIEENDRVRMTPHPVEFELYYSV, encoded by the coding sequence ATGTCCGCTGAACACGTTTTGACGATGCTGAATGAGCATGAAGTGAAGTTTGTTGATCTGCGCTTTACCGATACTAAAGGTAAAGAACAGCACGTCACTATCCCTGCTCATCAGGTGAATGCTGACTTCTTCGAAGAAGGCAAAATGTTTGACGGCTCCTCGATTGGTGGCTGGAAAGGTATCAACGAATCCGACATGGTGCTGATGCCAGATCCAACGACGGCGGTTATCGACCCGTTCTTCGCGGATTCTACCCTGATTATCCGCTGCGACATTCTCGAGCCAGGCACCATGCAGGGCTACGACCGTGACCCGCGTTCCATTGCAAAACGCGCTGAAGACTACCTGCGCTCTACCGGCATCGCAGACACCGTTCTGTTCGGGCCAGAGCCAGAATTCTTCCTGTTCGACGACATTCGTTTCGGCAGCTCTATCTCCGGCTCCCACGTTGCTATCGATGATATCGAAGGCGCATGGAACACCGGCACCAAATACGAAGGCGGTAACAAAGGCCACCGTCCTGCTGTGAAAGGCGGTTACTTCCCGGTTCCACCGGTCGACTCCGCTCAGGATCTGCGTTCTGCTATGTGTCTGACCATGGAGCAGATGGGCCTGGTTGTTGAAGCTCACCACCACGAAGTAGCGACCGCTGGTCAGAACGAAGTGGCTACCCGCTTCAACACCATGACCAAAAAAGCTGACGAAATTCAGATCTACAAATACGTTGTGCACAACGTTGCTCACGCCTACGGTAAAACCGCGACCTTTATGCCTAAACCAATGTTTGGCGATAACGGTTCTGGTATGCACTGCCACATGTCCCTGTCCAAGAACGGCGTAAACCTGTTCTCCGGCGACAAATACGCAGGCCTGTCTGAGCAAGCGCTGTACTACATCGGTGGTGTTATCAAACACGCTAAAGCGATCAACGCCCTGGCGAACCCAACCACTAACTCCTACAAGCGTCTGGTCCCAGGCTACGAAGCCCCAGTAATGCTGGCGTACTCTGCCCGTAACCGTTCTGCTTCTATCCGTATCCCGGTTGTTGCGTCTCCAAAAGCACGTCGTATCGAAGTGCGCTTCCCGGACCCAGCGGCGAACCCATACCTGTGCTTCGCAGCGCTGCTGATGGCCGGCCTGGACGGTATTAAGAACAAGATCCACCCTGGCGAAGCCATGGACAAAAACCTGTATGACCTGCCGCCAGAAGAAGCGAAAGAGATCCCACAGGTTGCAGGTTCTCTGGAAGAAGCACTGAACGCTCTGAACGAAGACCGTGAGTTCCTGACCGCAGGTGGCGTATTCACCAACGACGCTATCGATGCTTACATCGCGCTGCGTATCGAAGAAAACGACCGCGTACGCATGACTCCGCACCCGGTAGAGTTCGAGCTGTACTACAGCGTCTAA
- the fabY gene encoding fatty acid biosynthesis protein FabY, translating to MYHLRVPQTEEELDRYYQFRWEMLRQPLHQPKGSERDAWDAMAHHQMVVDEEGNTVAVGRLYINADNEAAIRFMAVHPSVQDKGLGTLVAMALESVARQEGVKRVTCSAREDAVAFFSKLGFVNQGEITTPQTTPVRHFLMIKPVATLDDILHRGDWCGQLQQAWYEHIPLSEKMGVRIQQYTGQKFITTMPEMGNQNPHHTLFAGSLFSLATLTGWGLIWLMLRERHLGGTIILADAHIRYSKPITGKPGATADLGSLSGDLDRLARGRKARVALEVELYGNETPGAVFEGVYLVLPAKPFGPLEEGGNEEE from the coding sequence ATGTATCACCTTCGTGTGCCACAAACAGAAGAAGAACTTGACCGTTATTACCAGTTCCGCTGGGAAATGTTGCGCCAGCCGCTACACCAGCCTAAAGGCTCCGAGCGCGATGCATGGGATGCGATGGCGCATCATCAGATGGTGGTGGATGAAGAGGGTAATACCGTTGCCGTAGGCCGCCTTTATATTAATGCCGATAACGAAGCCGCGATTCGGTTTATGGCGGTACACCCTTCGGTTCAGGATAAAGGTTTAGGTACGCTGGTAGCGATGGCTCTGGAGTCCGTAGCGCGGCAGGAGGGCGTTAAGCGCGTAACCTGCAGTGCACGTGAAGATGCCGTGGCGTTTTTCTCCAAGCTGGGCTTTGTTAACCAGGGCGAAATCACAACCCCGCAAACCACGCCTGTACGCCACTTCCTGATGATTAAGCCGGTTGCCACGCTTGACGATATCCTTCACCGGGGCGACTGGTGTGGGCAGCTGCAGCAGGCCTGGTACGAACATATTCCGCTTAGCGAGAAAATGGGCGTGCGCATACAGCAGTATACCGGGCAAAAATTCATTACTACGATGCCGGAAATGGGCAACCAGAATCCGCACCATACGCTCTTCGCGGGGAGCCTGTTCTCGCTGGCCACGTTAACCGGCTGGGGACTTATCTGGCTGATGTTGCGTGAGCGGCATCTGGGCGGCACGATTATTCTGGCCGATGCCCATATCCGCTATAGCAAACCGATCACCGGGAAACCGGGGGCAACCGCCGATTTAGGATCTTTGAGCGGCGATCTGGACAGGCTTGCCCGTGGCCGTAAAGCTCGCGTTGCGCTTGAGGTTGAGCTTTACGGCAATGAAACGCCCGGCGCCGTATTTGAAGGTGTTTATCTCGTGCTGCCCGCTAAGCCGTTTGGCCCCCTGGAAGAGGGCGGTAACGAAGAGGAGTGA
- the typA gene encoding ribosome-dependent GTPase TypA, with the protein MIENLRNIAIIAHVDHGKTTLVDKLLQQSGTFSNERAEATERVMDSNDLEKERGITILAKNTAIKWNDYRINIVDTPGHADFGGEVERVMSMVDSVLLVVDAMDGPMPQTRFVTKKAFAHGLKPIVVINKVDRPGARPDWVVDQVFDLFVNLDATDEQLDFPIIYASALNGIAGMDHNDMAADMTPLYQAIVDRVPAPNVDLDGPLQMQISQLDYNNYVGVIGIGRIKRGKVKPNQQITIIDSEGKTRNGKVGKVLTHLGLERIESTEAEAGDIIAITGLGELNISDTICDPQNVEALPALSVDEPTVSMFFNVNTSPFCGKEGKFVTSRQILDRLNKELVHNVALRVEETEDADAFRVSGRGELHLSVLIENMRREGFELAVSRPKVIFREIDGRKQEPFENVTLDIEEQHQGSVMQALGERKGDLKNMNPDGKGRVRLDYVIPSRGLIGFRNEFMTMTSGTGLLYSTFSHYDDIRQGEVGQRQNGVLISNGQGKAVAFALFGLQDRGKLFLGHGAEVYEGQIIGIHSRSNDLTVNCLTGKKLTNMRASGTDEATTLVPAQKMTLEQALEFIDDDELVEVTPLSVRIRKRHLTENDRKRAGRGSKEA; encoded by the coding sequence GTGATCGAAAATCTGCGTAATATCGCCATCATCGCGCACGTTGACCATGGTAAAACTACCCTGGTTGATAAGCTGCTGCAGCAATCTGGTACTTTCAGTAACGAACGTGCTGAAGCCACTGAACGCGTGATGGACTCCAATGACCTGGAGAAAGAGCGTGGGATTACCATCCTCGCTAAAAACACCGCTATCAAATGGAATGACTATCGTATCAACATCGTTGATACCCCAGGACACGCCGACTTCGGTGGTGAAGTTGAGCGCGTAATGTCAATGGTTGACTCCGTTCTGCTGGTGGTTGATGCAATGGATGGCCCAATGCCGCAGACGCGCTTCGTAACCAAAAAGGCGTTTGCCCATGGTTTGAAGCCGATCGTGGTTATCAACAAAGTTGACCGCCCTGGCGCGCGTCCTGACTGGGTTGTTGATCAGGTCTTCGACCTGTTCGTTAACCTTGATGCGACCGACGAGCAGCTCGACTTCCCAATTATTTATGCATCCGCACTGAACGGCATCGCGGGCATGGATCACAATGATATGGCAGCGGACATGACTCCACTGTATCAGGCCATTGTCGATCGCGTACCGGCACCGAACGTTGACCTCGACGGTCCACTGCAGATGCAAATTTCCCAGCTGGACTACAACAACTACGTTGGCGTTATCGGCATCGGCCGCATCAAACGCGGCAAAGTGAAGCCAAACCAGCAGATCACTATCATTGATAGCGAAGGGAAAACCCGTAACGGTAAAGTCGGTAAAGTTCTGACCCACCTGGGCCTGGAGCGTATCGAGTCTACCGAAGCCGAAGCGGGCGATATCATCGCCATCACCGGCCTGGGCGAGCTGAACATCTCCGACACCATTTGCGACCCGCAAAATGTTGAAGCGCTGCCAGCGCTGTCCGTAGATGAGCCAACCGTTTCCATGTTCTTCAACGTAAATACCTCTCCGTTCTGCGGTAAAGAAGGTAAGTTCGTGACCTCTCGTCAGATTCTGGATCGTCTGAACAAAGAGCTGGTACACAACGTTGCGCTGCGTGTTGAAGAAACCGAAGATGCGGATGCATTCCGCGTATCCGGCCGTGGTGAGCTGCACCTCTCCGTTCTTATCGAAAACATGCGTCGTGAAGGTTTCGAGCTGGCGGTATCCCGTCCGAAAGTTATCTTCCGCGAAATCGACGGCCGTAAACAAGAGCCGTTCGAAAACGTAACGCTGGATATCGAAGAGCAGCATCAGGGTTCCGTGATGCAGGCGCTCGGCGAGCGTAAAGGCGACCTGAAAAACATGAATCCGGACGGCAAAGGCCGTGTGCGTCTTGACTACGTGATTCCAAGCCGTGGTCTGATTGGCTTCCGTAACGAATTCATGACCATGACCTCCGGTACCGGTCTGCTGTACTCCACCTTCAGCCACTATGACGATATCCGTCAGGGCGAAGTGGGCCAGCGTCAGAACGGCGTGCTGATCTCCAACGGTCAGGGTAAAGCGGTTGCGTTTGCTCTGTTCGGCCTGCAGGATCGCGGCAAGCTGTTCCTGGGCCACGGGGCTGAAGTTTACGAAGGCCAGATCATCGGTATTCACAGTCGTTCTAACGACCTGACCGTTAACTGCCTGACCGGTAAGAAGCTGACCAACATGCGTGCTTCCGGTACTGACGAAGCGACCACTCTGGTTCCTGCGCAGAAAATGACCCTGGAGCAAGCTCTGGAGTTCATCGATGACGACGAACTGGTAGAAGTGACTCCGCTGTCCGTGCGTATTCGTAAGCGCCACCTGACTGAAAACGACCGCAAACGTGCGGGTCGTGGTAGCAAAGAAGCGTAA
- the glnG gene encoding nitrogen regulation protein NR(I): MQRGIVWVVDDDSSIRWVLERALTGAGLICTTFENGNEVLDALATKTPDVLLSDIRMPGMDGLALLKQIKQRHPMLPVIIMTAHSDLDAAVSAYQQGAFDYLPKPFDIDEAVALVERAISHYQEQQQPRNAPDNGPTTDIIGEAPAMQDVFRIIGRLSRSSISVLINGESGTGKELVAHALHRHSPRAKSPFIALNMAAIPKDLIESELFGHEKGAFTGANQIRQGRFEQADGGTLFLDEIGDMPLDVQTRLLRVLADGQFYRVGGYAAVKVDVRIIAATHQNLELRVQEGKFREDLFHRLNVIRVHLPPLRERREDIPRLSRHFLQVAARELGVEAKLLHPETENALTRLAWPGNVRQLENTCRWLTVMAAGQEVLIQDLPSELFETTVTESGGVTQTNPDSWAMLLAQWAERALRSGHQDLLSEAQPEMERTLLTTALRHTQGHKQEAARLLGWGRNTLTRKLKELGME, translated from the coding sequence ATGCAACGAGGGATAGTTTGGGTCGTTGACGACGATAGCTCCATCCGCTGGGTACTGGAGCGCGCGTTAACCGGAGCCGGGTTGATCTGCACCACCTTTGAAAACGGCAATGAGGTGCTGGACGCCCTGGCGACCAAAACCCCGGACGTGCTGCTGTCGGATATTCGTATGCCCGGCATGGACGGTCTTGCCCTGCTAAAGCAGATTAAACAGCGCCATCCTATGCTGCCGGTCATCATAATGACTGCCCATTCGGATTTAGACGCCGCCGTTAGCGCCTATCAACAGGGTGCTTTTGACTATCTGCCAAAACCGTTTGATATCGACGAGGCGGTGGCGCTGGTTGAACGCGCCATCAGCCACTATCAGGAGCAGCAGCAGCCGCGTAATGCGCCGGACAACGGACCAACGACCGACATCATCGGCGAAGCCCCGGCGATGCAGGACGTGTTTCGTATTATTGGCCGCCTGTCGCGTTCGTCCATCAGCGTATTGATTAACGGCGAATCTGGTACCGGTAAAGAGCTTGTGGCGCATGCCCTGCATCGCCACAGCCCGCGGGCTAAATCGCCGTTTATCGCGCTTAATATGGCGGCTATTCCCAAAGATTTAATCGAGTCAGAGCTGTTTGGCCATGAGAAAGGTGCTTTCACCGGCGCCAACCAGATTCGCCAGGGCCGTTTTGAACAGGCCGACGGCGGCACGCTGTTTCTCGATGAAATAGGCGACATGCCCCTGGACGTACAGACCCGGCTGCTCCGCGTACTGGCCGACGGCCAGTTTTATCGCGTTGGCGGCTACGCGGCCGTTAAAGTCGATGTGCGTATTATTGCCGCAACCCACCAGAACCTCGAGCTACGGGTGCAGGAAGGGAAGTTCCGTGAAGACTTGTTCCACCGCCTGAACGTGATCCGTGTACACCTGCCGCCTCTGCGTGAACGCCGGGAAGATATTCCTCGCCTGTCACGGCACTTCCTGCAGGTGGCCGCACGCGAGCTGGGTGTTGAAGCAAAACTGCTGCATCCGGAAACGGAAAATGCCTTAACGCGTCTGGCCTGGCCCGGCAACGTACGCCAGCTGGAAAACACCTGCCGCTGGCTGACGGTGATGGCGGCGGGTCAGGAAGTACTTATTCAGGATCTCCCGAGCGAGCTGTTTGAAACGACGGTAACCGAAAGCGGCGGGGTTACGCAGACTAACCCTGACAGCTGGGCAATGCTGCTGGCACAGTGGGCAGAACGGGCGCTACGTTCCGGGCATCAGGATCTGCTTTCAGAAGCTCAGCCGGAAATGGAGCGCACGCTGTTAACCACCGCGTTACGACACACTCAGGGACATAAACAAGAAGCGGCTCGCCTGCTGGGCTGGGGGCGAAACACGCTGACTCGTAAGCTAAAAGAGCTGGGAATGGAATAG
- the yihI gene encoding Der GTPase-activating protein YihI gives MKQQNSAPQGKKPAKARRKSREEIDQEARERKRQKKHSGHAAGSRANGESQAKGGKSSGQAKDPRIGSKKPIQLGVTDAAPVAKQHKPKSEKPMLTPQAELDMLENDERLDGLLERLEAGETLSKEEQSWVDAKLDRIDALMAELGIAWEDDEEEEEEKADDLMRLLKGGN, from the coding sequence ATGAAGCAACAAAACTCTGCACCACAAGGTAAAAAACCGGCAAAAGCACGCCGCAAATCGCGCGAAGAGATTGACCAGGAAGCGCGTGAGCGCAAGCGCCAGAAAAAACACAGTGGCCACGCAGCGGGTAGCCGCGCTAACGGCGAAAGCCAGGCAAAAGGCGGTAAGTCCTCGGGTCAGGCGAAAGACCCGCGCATTGGCAGTAAAAAACCAATTCAACTGGGCGTAACCGATGCAGCACCGGTCGCTAAACAGCACAAACCTAAGAGCGAGAAACCTATGCTAACACCACAGGCTGAGCTGGATATGCTGGAAAACGATGAGCGCCTGGATGGGCTGCTGGAGCGTCTGGAAGCAGGCGAAACCCTGAGCAAAGAAGAGCAGTCCTGGGTTGATGCGAAGCTCGATCGTATCGACGCGTTGATGGCCGAACTCGGCATCGCCTGGGAAGACGATGAAGAGGAAGAAGAAGAAAAAGCTGACGATTTAATGCGTCTGCTGAAGGGCGGTAACTGA
- a CDS encoding virulence factor BrkB family protein, whose protein sequence is MSKSVPRKTAHRLRPLWAWGKLLWQRIDQDNMTTLAGNLAYVSLLSLVPLVAVVFALFAAFPMFADISVQLRHFVFANFMPATGDVIQRYIEQFVANSNKMTAVGAVGLIVTSLLLMYAVDSALNTIWRSKRVRPKVYSFAIYWMILTLGPLLAGASLAISSYLLSLRWASELNSMLDEVLRIFPLLLSWLSFWLLYSLVPTTSVRARDAMIGSLVAALLFELGKKGFALYITMFPSYQLIYGVLAVIPILFVWVYWTWCIVLLGAEITASLGDYRKLRQAAEQEELEEP, encoded by the coding sequence ATGAGCAAAAGCGTGCCACGTAAAACTGCGCATCGCCTCAGGCCGCTCTGGGCCTGGGGCAAACTGCTGTGGCAGCGTATCGATCAGGACAACATGACGACGCTGGCAGGCAACCTCGCCTATGTGTCTTTGCTGTCACTGGTGCCGCTGGTGGCGGTCGTATTTGCGCTGTTCGCCGCGTTTCCGATGTTTGCCGATATCAGCGTTCAGCTGCGCCATTTTGTCTTTGCCAATTTTATGCCGGCCACCGGGGACGTGATTCAGCGCTACATCGAACAGTTTGTCGCCAACTCCAATAAAATGACGGCGGTGGGGGCTGTCGGGCTGATTGTGACCTCGCTGCTGCTGATGTATGCGGTAGACAGCGCGCTAAATACCATCTGGCGCAGCAAACGCGTACGGCCAAAAGTGTATTCCTTTGCCATTTATTGGATGATCCTCACGCTCGGGCCACTTTTGGCCGGGGCAAGCCTGGCGATCAGCTCTTATCTCCTGTCTTTGCGCTGGGCTTCCGAACTGAACAGCATGCTGGATGAAGTGCTGCGCATTTTCCCTCTGCTGCTCTCCTGGCTTTCGTTTTGGCTGCTCTACAGCCTGGTGCCGACGACCAGCGTGCGGGCCAGGGACGCCATGATAGGCTCTCTGGTGGCCGCGTTGCTGTTTGAGCTGGGCAAGAAGGGGTTTGCCCTCTACATCACCATGTTCCCCTCTTACCAGCTGATTTACGGCGTGCTGGCGGTTATCCCCATATTATTTGTCTGGGTCTATTGGACCTGGTGTATTGTGTTGCTGGGGGCGGAAATCACCGCCTCGCTGGGCGACTACCGAAAATTACGACAAGCTGCAGAGCAGGAAGAACTGGAAGAACCATGA
- the hemN gene encoding oxygen-independent coproporphyrinogen III oxidase — protein MSEQLIDWDLALIQKYNYSGPRYTSYPTALEFSEAFGEAEFLQAVARYPERPLSLYVHIPFCHKLCYFCGCNKIVTRQQHKADQYLDALEQEIIHRAPLFAGRHVSQLHWGGGTPTYLSKAQISRLMTLLRGNFRFNDDAELSIEVDPREIELDVLDHLRQEGFTRLSMGVQDFNKEVQRLVNREQDEEFIFALIQRARELGFTSTNIDLIYGLPKQTPESFAFTLKRVAELSPHRLSVFNYAHLPTLFAAQRKIKDADLPSAQQKLDILQETIASLTGSGYQFIGMDHFARPDDELAIAQREGKLHRNFQGYTTQGDTDLLGLGVSAISMIGDCYAQNQKELKSYYQQVDEQGNALWRGLALTRDDCIRRDVIKALICNFQLNFAEIEQAWSLTFADYFAEDLGLLAPLAKDGLVVIDSQGIQVTGKGRLLIRNICMCFDTYLRQKARLQQFSRVI, from the coding sequence ATGTCTGAGCAGTTAATCGACTGGGATCTGGCTCTGATCCAGAAATATAATTATTCAGGGCCGCGTTACACCTCTTATCCGACCGCGCTGGAGTTCTCAGAAGCTTTTGGCGAGGCGGAATTTTTGCAGGCGGTTGCCCGTTACCCGGAGCGCCCGCTGTCGCTCTACGTGCATATCCCGTTCTGCCACAAGCTTTGCTATTTCTGCGGCTGCAATAAAATTGTGACCCGCCAGCAGCATAAAGCCGATCAGTATCTCGATGCCCTGGAACAGGAAATCATCCACCGTGCGCCGCTGTTTGCTGGCCGTCACGTTAGCCAGCTGCACTGGGGCGGCGGGACGCCAACTTACCTGAGCAAAGCGCAAATCAGTCGCCTGATGACGCTGCTGCGCGGTAATTTCCGCTTTAACGACGACGCCGAACTGTCCATTGAAGTTGACCCGCGTGAAATCGAGCTGGACGTGCTCGATCATCTTCGGCAGGAAGGTTTTACCCGCCTCAGCATGGGCGTTCAGGACTTCAATAAAGAAGTGCAGCGTCTGGTTAACCGTGAGCAGGACGAAGAGTTTATTTTCGCGCTTATTCAACGTGCGCGAGAGCTGGGTTTTACTTCCACCAATATCGACCTGATTTACGGCCTGCCAAAGCAAACGCCGGAAAGCTTTGCCTTTACGCTCAAGCGTGTGGCCGAGCTAAGCCCGCATCGTCTGAGCGTTTTTAACTATGCGCACCTGCCGACGCTGTTTGCCGCCCAACGTAAGATCAAAGACGCTGACTTACCGAGCGCCCAGCAGAAGCTGGATATCCTGCAGGAAACCATCGCTTCGCTGACCGGCTCAGGCTATCAATTTATCGGTATGGATCATTTTGCCCGCCCGGATGACGAACTGGCTATTGCCCAGCGTGAAGGCAAACTGCACCGTAATTTCCAGGGCTACACCACTCAGGGCGATACCGATTTGCTGGGGCTTGGCGTGTCGGCCATCAGCATGATTGGCGATTGCTACGCGCAGAACCAGAAAGAGCTGAAGTCTTATTATCAGCAGGTGGACGAGCAGGGCAATGCGCTGTGGCGCGGTCTGGCGTTAACGCGAGACGATTGTATTCGCCGCGACGTGATTAAGGCGCTGATCTGTAACTTCCAGCTTAACTTCGCTGAAATTGAGCAAGCATGGTCGCTGACGTTTGCTGACTACTTTGCAGAAGATCTGGGCCTGCTGGCTCCGCTGGCGAAAGATGGGCTGGTGGTGATAGACAGCCAGGGGATTCAGGTAACCGGCAAGGGGCGCCTGCTGATCCGCAATATCTGTATGTGCTTTGATACCTACCTGAGGCAAAAAGCGCGCCTGCAGCAGTTTTCGCGCGTGATATAA
- the glnL gene encoding nitrogen regulation protein NR(II), whose translation MATGALPDAGQILNSLINSILLVDDELAVHYANPAAQQLLAQSSRKLYGTPLPDLLSYFSLNIGVMQESLMAGQGFTDNEVTLVIDGRSHILSLTAQKLPEGYILMEMAPMDNQRRLSQEQLQHAQQIAARDLVRGLAHEIKNPLGGLRGAAQLLSKALPDPSLTEYTKVIIEQADRLRNLVDRLLGPQQPGMHVTESIHKVAERVVTLVSMELPDNVTLVRDYDPSLPEFAHDPDQIEQVLLNIVRNALQALGSEGGEIILRTRTAFQLTLHGSRYRLAARIDVEDNGPGIPAHLQDTLFYPMVSGREGGTGLGLSIARSLIDQHSGKIEFNSWPGHTEFSVYLPIRK comes from the coding sequence ATGGCAACTGGCGCGCTGCCCGATGCTGGGCAGATTCTGAATTCTCTCATCAACAGCATCCTGCTCGTGGATGACGAGCTGGCGGTACATTACGCCAACCCTGCGGCTCAGCAACTGCTGGCGCAGAGCTCACGCAAGCTGTACGGCACGCCTCTGCCGGATCTATTGAGTTATTTCTCGTTGAACATTGGCGTCATGCAGGAAAGCCTGATGGCGGGCCAGGGATTTACCGACAACGAGGTTACGCTGGTCATTGATGGCCGATCGCACATTCTCTCCCTGACGGCGCAAAAGCTGCCGGAAGGGTACATCCTGATGGAAATGGCGCCGATGGATAATCAGCGTCGACTGAGCCAGGAACAGCTGCAGCATGCGCAGCAGATTGCCGCCCGAGACTTAGTCCGCGGGCTGGCGCATGAAATTAAAAACCCGCTTGGTGGGCTGCGGGGGGCGGCACAGCTGCTGAGTAAAGCATTGCCGGACCCGTCGCTGACTGAATACACCAAAGTGATTATTGAACAGGCCGATCGCTTAAGAAATCTGGTCGACCGCCTGTTAGGCCCACAGCAGCCGGGGATGCACGTCACCGAAAGCATTCACAAAGTTGCCGAGCGCGTGGTGACGCTGGTGTCGATGGAGCTGCCGGACAACGTGACTCTTGTGCGGGATTACGATCCAAGTTTGCCGGAGTTTGCTCACGATCCGGACCAGATAGAGCAGGTTTTACTGAATATCGTTCGCAATGCGCTGCAGGCGCTGGGCAGTGAAGGCGGTGAGATTATCTTACGCACCCGCACGGCTTTCCAGCTGACGCTTCACGGCTCGCGCTATCGTCTTGCAGCACGCATAGACGTTGAAGATAACGGCCCGGGTATCCCGGCACATTTGCAGGACACGTTGTTCTACCCGATGGTCAGCGGGCGAGAAGGTGGCACCGGGCTTGGTCTTTCCATAGCGCGTAGCCTTATCGACCAGCATTCGGGGAAAATCGAATTCAACAGCTGGCCTGGTCATACCGAATTTTCGGTTTACCTGCCTATTCGGAAGTAG
- the yihX gene encoding glucose-1-phosphatase, translating to MLYIFDLGNVIVDIDFNRVLGVWSDYSRVPLANLQKSFAMGETFHQHERGQITDEVFAERLCHEMDVALSYEQFAAGWQAIFVGLRKETIGVMQKLREQGHRVVVLSNTNRLHTGFWPDEYPEVAQSADKIYLSQEMGMRKPDAEIYLKVLQEEGFSADQAVFFDDNADNIIGARALGINSIQVLDKKTIPDWFAKQG from the coding sequence ATGCTGTATATCTTTGATTTAGGTAACGTCATCGTTGATATCGACTTTAATCGCGTACTGGGCGTCTGGAGTGATTACAGCCGGGTGCCGTTAGCCAACCTGCAGAAAAGTTTCGCGATGGGAGAAACCTTCCATCAGCACGAACGTGGGCAAATAACGGATGAAGTGTTTGCCGAACGCCTGTGCCATGAAATGGACGTTGCGCTGAGCTACGAGCAGTTTGCCGCGGGCTGGCAGGCCATTTTCGTTGGCCTGCGCAAAGAGACGATTGGCGTCATGCAAAAACTCCGCGAGCAGGGACATCGCGTCGTGGTCCTTTCCAATACCAACCGCCTGCACACCGGATTCTGGCCTGATGAATACCCGGAAGTGGCGCAATCGGCCGATAAAATCTATCTCTCCCAGGAAATGGGGATGCGCAAGCCGGACGCGGAAATCTACCTCAAAGTGCTGCAGGAAGAAGGATTCTCTGCGGATCAGGCCGTGTTCTTCGATGACAACGCCGACAATATTATCGGCGCGCGGGCATTAGGTATTAACAGTATTCAGGTGCTCGACAAGAAGACCATCCCAGACTGGTTTGCTAAGCAGGGATGA
- the dtd gene encoding D-aminoacyl-tRNA deacylase, producing the protein MIALIQRVTRASVTVEGEVTGEIGPGLLVLLGVEKEDNEQKANRLCERVLGYRIFSDEQGKMNLNVQQAGGSLLVVSQFTLAADTERGMRPSFSGGAAPQQAEALYEYFVGRCKQQGIEAPTGRFAADMQVSLINDGPVTFWLQV; encoded by the coding sequence ATGATTGCATTAATTCAGCGCGTAACCCGTGCCAGCGTCACCGTGGAGGGTGAGGTGACGGGTGAAATTGGCCCCGGACTTTTGGTGTTGTTGGGTGTCGAAAAAGAAGATAACGAACAAAAAGCCAATCGCCTGTGCGAGCGCGTTCTGGGGTATCGAATCTTCAGCGACGAGCAGGGCAAGATGAACCTCAACGTTCAGCAGGCGGGCGGCAGCCTGCTGGTGGTTTCTCAGTTCACGCTGGCTGCGGACACTGAACGCGGCATGCGGCCGAGCTTCTCCGGTGGCGCGGCGCCACAGCAGGCTGAAGCTCTTTATGAGTACTTTGTCGGGCGCTGCAAGCAGCAGGGGATAGAAGCCCCCACCGGGCGATTTGCCGCCGATATGCAGGTTTCACTAATTAATGATGGGCCGGTGACGTTCTGGCTGCAGGTATAA